In one window of Polaromonas naphthalenivorans CJ2 DNA:
- a CDS encoding RidA family protein — MTTPTHPVYEKLKSLNITLPEVAAPAAAYLPFVQTGKLVFLSGHLAKKDGQVIVGQLGKNVTTAEGKAAARLIAIDLMGTLHAATGDLGKIKRIVKVMSLVNSTGDFTEHHLVTNGCSELLGEVFGDAGKHARSAFGVAQIPLGACVEIELIAEVE; from the coding sequence ATGACCACCCCCACCCACCCTGTTTACGAAAAGCTCAAGTCCCTGAACATCACGCTGCCCGAAGTGGCCGCGCCGGCCGCCGCCTACCTGCCGTTCGTGCAGACCGGCAAGCTGGTGTTCCTGAGCGGCCACCTGGCCAAGAAGGACGGCCAGGTCATCGTCGGCCAGCTCGGCAAGAACGTGACGACCGCAGAAGGCAAGGCTGCGGCCCGGCTCATCGCCATTGACCTGATGGGCACCTTGCACGCGGCCACCGGCGACCTGGGCAAAATCAAGCGCATCGTGAAAGTCATGAGCCTGGTCAATTCGACCGGCGACTTCACCGAACACCACCTGGTCACCAACGGCTGCAGCGAACTGCTGGGCGAAGTGTTCGGCGACGCCGGCAAGCACGCCCGCAGCGCGTTCGGCGTGGCGCAGATCCCGCTGGGCGCCTGCGTGGAGATCGAGCTGATCGCCGAGGTGGAGTGA
- a CDS encoding DNA internalization-related competence protein ComEC/Rec2 has translation MGFSVVARPAASPASLGLALAGLVAGVAVQLQQPALWPSGGYAALVALAVVLAGGWQGVKALMRFQGPASVSARLMVLAIAVLLGFGLTGWRAGAFQATALDPALEGRDIAVTGTVLAMPQFSEDALRFRLGIESARLDGRAVALPPQIMLGWYSGFIGRETKNSSVESSDASELALELQRKPQPLRAGERWQMTVRLKAPHGNSNPHGFDYELWLWEQGIQATGYVRASPHDAPPARLSSSPWRHAVEGARQSVREAIYARVDDRQQAGVLAALVVGDQNAIERADWDVFRATGVAHLMSISGLHITMFAWVASLLIGTLWRRSARLTPRLCLALPASSAGALGGLLLATLYALFSGWGVPAQRTILMLATVVLLRQSGRQWPWQQAWLLAMAVVAVLDPWALMQAGFWLSFVAVGVLFATDSGATRARPASAEGQFDSKFLPWWLARPLACLLRSAREQWVVTLALTPLSLLLFNQVSLVGLLANALAIPWVTLLVTPLAMLGVFYAPLWDAAAWAVGLLTGLLQGLASWPLASVDVAAAPLWCAVAGVLGGGLLALRLPWHWRALGIPLLLPVLLWQPARVAPGQFELLAADIGQGNAVLVRTATHALLYDTGPRFSRESDAGNRVLVPLLRALGARIDILMLSHRDSDHSGGAPAVLAMQPQASLLSSIEDGHELQALRPSTRCAAGQRWAWDGVDFEVLHPAAADYALAKKSNAMSCVLRISNGAQTALLTGDIEAPQELGLVSSSPERLKADFLLVPHHGSKTSSSAVFLDAVQPRLALAQAGYRNRFGHPVAVVAARYDERGIRLVRSPQCGAATWQSPRPAEIACQRQAGQRYWQSS, from the coding sequence GTGGGTTTTTCCGTTGTCGCCCGGCCGGCTGCCAGCCCGGCCAGCCTTGGGCTTGCGTTGGCCGGACTCGTCGCGGGCGTGGCCGTGCAGCTGCAGCAGCCCGCGCTGTGGCCATCCGGCGGCTATGCCGCACTGGTGGCGCTGGCTGTTGTCCTGGCGGGCGGCTGGCAGGGCGTCAAAGCCTTGATGCGCTTTCAAGGCCCGGCTTCGGTCAGCGCCCGCCTGATGGTGCTGGCCATTGCCGTCCTGCTGGGCTTTGGCCTGACCGGCTGGCGGGCTGGCGCTTTCCAGGCGACGGCGCTGGACCCGGCGCTGGAAGGGCGCGACATTGCCGTCACGGGTACGGTGCTGGCCATGCCGCAGTTCAGCGAAGACGCGCTGCGCTTTCGCCTCGGCATCGAATCGGCGCGGCTTGACGGCCGGGCGGTGGCGCTGCCGCCGCAGATCATGCTGGGCTGGTATTCGGGCTTCATCGGGCGCGAGACGAAAAACTCGTCGGTTGAAAGCAGCGATGCGTCCGAGCTGGCGCTGGAGCTGCAGCGCAAGCCGCAGCCGCTGCGCGCCGGCGAGCGCTGGCAGATGACGGTGCGGCTCAAGGCGCCGCACGGCAACAGCAATCCGCATGGCTTCGACTACGAACTCTGGCTGTGGGAGCAGGGCATCCAGGCCACCGGCTATGTGCGCGCCTCACCGCACGATGCGCCGCCCGCCAGGCTGTCCAGCAGCCCATGGCGCCATGCCGTGGAGGGCGCGCGCCAGTCGGTTCGCGAGGCGATTTATGCGCGCGTGGACGACCGGCAACAGGCCGGGGTGCTGGCCGCGCTGGTGGTCGGCGACCAGAACGCCATCGAGCGTGCCGACTGGGATGTGTTCCGCGCGACCGGCGTCGCGCACCTGATGAGCATCTCGGGCCTGCACATCACGATGTTCGCCTGGGTGGCGTCGCTGCTGATCGGCACGCTGTGGCGGCGCTCGGCCCGCTTGACGCCCCGGCTGTGCCTGGCCCTGCCGGCGAGCAGCGCCGGGGCCTTGGGCGGACTGCTGCTGGCGACGTTGTATGCCTTGTTTTCGGGCTGGGGCGTGCCGGCCCAGCGCACCATCCTGATGCTGGCCACGGTGGTGCTGCTGCGGCAAAGCGGCCGGCAGTGGCCGTGGCAGCAAGCCTGGCTGCTGGCCATGGCGGTGGTGGCGGTGCTCGATCCGTGGGCCTTGATGCAGGCCGGATTCTGGCTGTCGTTTGTCGCGGTCGGCGTGCTGTTTGCTACGGATTCAGGAGCTACTCGCGCCCGTCCGGCAAGCGCGGAAGGCCAGTTTGATTCAAAATTTTTGCCCTGGTGGCTGGCCAGGCCGCTGGCCTGCCTGCTGCGCTCGGCGCGCGAGCAATGGGTGGTCACGCTGGCGCTGACGCCGCTGTCGCTGCTGCTGTTCAACCAGGTGTCGCTGGTCGGCCTGCTGGCCAATGCGCTGGCGATTCCCTGGGTCACGCTGCTGGTCACGCCGCTGGCCATGCTGGGCGTTTTTTATGCACCACTGTGGGATGCGGCCGCCTGGGCCGTCGGCCTGCTGACCGGGCTTTTGCAGGGGCTGGCGAGCTGGCCGCTGGCGTCGGTCGATGTCGCTGCTGCACCGCTGTGGTGCGCCGTTGCGGGCGTGCTGGGCGGTGGCCTGCTGGCGCTGCGGCTGCCCTGGCACTGGCGCGCGCTCGGCATTCCGCTGCTGCTGCCGGTGCTGCTGTGGCAGCCCGCGCGCGTGGCGCCCGGCCAGTTTGAACTGCTGGCCGCTGACATCGGTCAGGGCAATGCGGTGCTGGTTCGCACGGCGACGCATGCCTTGCTGTACGACACCGGCCCGCGCTTTTCGCGCGAAAGCGATGCCGGCAACCGCGTGCTGGTGCCGCTGCTGCGGGCGCTTGGCGCGCGCATCGACATCCTGATGCTCAGCCACCGCGACAGCGACCACAGCGGCGGCGCGCCGGCCGTGCTGGCGATGCAGCCGCAGGCCAGTCTGCTCAGTTCGATTGAGGACGGCCATGAGTTGCAGGCCTTGCGCCCGTCAACCCGCTGCGCCGCCGGCCAGCGCTGGGCCTGGGACGGCGTGGATTTCGAGGTGCTGCATCCGGCGGCCGCCGACTACGCGCTGGCGAAAAAATCCAATGCCATGAGTTGCGTGCTGCGCATCTCCAATGGCGCCCAGACGGCGCTGCTGACTGGCGACATCGAAGCGCCGCAGGAACTCGGCCTGGTGTCAAGCAGCCCGGAGCGCCTGAAGGCCGACTTTCTGCTGGTGCCGCACCATGGCAGCAAGACCTCGTCGAGCGCGGTTTTCCTCGACGCGGTGCAGCCCCGGCTGGCGCTGGCCCAGGCCGGCTACCGCAACCGTTTCGGCCATCCGGTGGCCGTGGTGGCGGCGCGTTACGACGAGCGCGGCATCCGGCTGGTGCGCTCGCCGCAGTGTGGCGCGGCCACCTGGCAAAGCCCGAGGCCCGCCGAGATTGCCTGCCAGCGCCAGGCCGGCCAGCGTTACTGGCAGTCCTCTTGA
- a CDS encoding circularly permuted type 2 ATP-grasp protein, with amino-acid sequence MSRPMFDEMNASTESVRKHYQGYQRWLAQQPADVMQARRAEAEMIFRRVGITFAVYGDKDEDGSGAERLIPFDLIPRIIPAHEWASMEKGLVQRVTALNRFIHDVYHEQEIIKAGIIPSEQIFQNAQFRPEMIGVKVPGNIYSHISGIDIVRAPNAQGEGEYYVLEDNLRVPSGVSYMLEDRKMMMRLFPELFSQNRVAPVEHYPDLLLETLRAMAPPATAEPTVVVLTPGMHNSAYFEHAFLAQQMGVELVEGLDLFVKDNFVYMRTTRGPRRVDVIYRRVDDDFLDPLAFRPNSTLGCAGLLNVYRSGNVAICNAIGTGVADDKSIYPYVPKMIEFYLGEKPILKNVPTYMCRNPDDLKYTLANLKDLVVKEVHGAGGYGMLVGPASTKAEIEDFRAALLANPSGYIAQPTLSLSTCPTYVESGIAPRHIDLRPFVLSGKDVQMVPGGLTRVALKDGSLVVNSSQGGGTKDTWILESDSAPSIPSATQSQSQSQSIAVGV; translated from the coding sequence ATGAGCCGACCGATGTTTGACGAGATGAATGCCAGCACTGAAAGCGTGCGCAAACACTACCAGGGCTACCAGCGCTGGCTGGCCCAGCAGCCGGCCGATGTGATGCAGGCGCGCCGCGCCGAAGCGGAAATGATCTTTCGCCGGGTGGGCATCACCTTTGCCGTTTATGGCGACAAGGACGAAGACGGCTCGGGCGCCGAGCGGCTGATTCCGTTTGACCTGATTCCCCGCATCATTCCGGCGCACGAATGGGCGTCGATGGAAAAAGGCCTGGTCCAGCGGGTCACCGCGCTGAACCGCTTCATCCACGATGTGTACCACGAGCAGGAGATCATCAAGGCGGGCATCATCCCGTCGGAGCAGATCTTCCAGAACGCGCAGTTCCGTCCCGAGATGATCGGCGTGAAAGTGCCGGGAAACATTTATTCGCACATCAGCGGCATCGACATCGTGCGCGCGCCCAACGCGCAAGGCGAGGGCGAGTACTACGTGCTCGAAGACAACCTGCGCGTGCCCAGCGGCGTGAGCTACATGCTCGAAGACCGCAAGATGATGATGCGGCTGTTCCCCGAGCTGTTCAGCCAGAACCGCGTCGCCCCGGTCGAGCATTACCCCGACCTGCTGCTCGAAACCCTGCGCGCCATGGCGCCGCCGGCCACCGCCGAGCCCACCGTGGTGGTGCTGACGCCCGGCATGCACAACTCGGCTTATTTCGAGCATGCCTTTCTGGCCCAGCAAATGGGCGTCGAGCTGGTCGAGGGCCTGGACCTGTTCGTCAAGGACAATTTTGTGTACATGCGCACCACGCGCGGCCCCAGGCGCGTCGATGTGATCTACCGCCGCGTCGATGACGATTTCCTTGATCCGCTGGCGTTCCGGCCCAATTCAACGCTGGGCTGCGCGGGCCTGCTCAATGTGTACCGCAGCGGCAACGTGGCCATCTGCAACGCCATCGGCACCGGCGTGGCCGACGACAAGTCGATTTACCCTTACGTGCCCAAGATGATCGAGTTCTACCTCGGCGAAAAACCGATCCTCAAGAACGTGCCGACCTACATGTGCCGCAACCCCGACGACCTGAAGTACACGCTGGCCAACCTGAAAGACCTGGTCGTCAAGGAAGTGCATGGCGCCGGCGGCTACGGCATGCTGGTCGGGCCGGCCTCGACCAAGGCCGAAATCGAAGACTTCCGCGCCGCGCTGCTGGCCAATCCGTCGGGCTACATCGCCCAGCCCACGCTGAGCCTCTCGACCTGCCCGACCTATGTCGAAAGCGGCATTGCCCCGCGCCACATCGACCTGCGACCCTTCGTGCTGAGCGGCAAGGACGTGCAGATGGTGCCCGGCGGCCTGACGCGCGTGGCGCTGAAGGACGGCTCGCTGGTCGTCAATTCGTCGCAGGGCGGCGGCACCAAGGACACCTGGATTCTGGAATCGGATTCGGCGCCTTCCATCCCCTCGGCGACCCAGTCGCAATCGCAGTCGCAATCCATCGCCGTAGGAGTCTGA
- a CDS encoding alpha-E domain-containing protein, translating into MLSRTADHLFWMSRYTERAENTARLLDVNYQTSLLPQSTADVQTGWRGLLSISELKPAYAAKYGESITAQDVMDFMVRDEKNPSSIVSCLRNARENARAVRGTLTTEVWETQNQTYLEVIRMLRHGDFERDPGKFFEWVKFRSHLSRGVTAGTMLQDEAFHFLRLGTFLERADNTARLVDVKFHAIQSDFPSVAGEEEQEHDFYHWSAILRSVSAFEVYRKVYRDVIKPERVAELLILRPDMPRSLLGCLNEVIMNLSMVTSDPQSETQRRAGKLRSDLQYARIDEILSAGLHAFLMQFLDRVNELGAHISREFLVPVTR; encoded by the coding sequence ATGTTGTCACGCACCGCCGATCACCTGTTCTGGATGTCGCGCTACACCGAGCGCGCCGAAAACACCGCCCGCCTGCTCGATGTGAACTACCAGACCTCGCTGCTGCCGCAATCCACGGCCGACGTGCAAACCGGCTGGCGCGGCTTGCTCAGCATCAGCGAACTCAAGCCCGCCTATGCCGCCAAGTACGGCGAAAGTATCACCGCGCAAGATGTCATGGATTTCATGGTGCGGGATGAAAAAAATCCGTCCAGCATCGTGTCCTGCCTGCGCAACGCCCGCGAGAACGCGCGCGCCGTGCGCGGCACGCTGACCACCGAGGTCTGGGAAACCCAGAACCAGACCTACCTTGAAGTCATCCGCATGCTGCGCCACGGCGACTTCGAGCGCGACCCGGGCAAGTTCTTCGAATGGGTCAAGTTCCGTTCGCACCTCTCGCGCGGCGTGACGGCCGGCACCATGCTGCAGGACGAAGCCTTTCACTTCCTGCGCCTGGGCACCTTCCTGGAGCGCGCCGACAACACCGCCCGGCTGGTCGATGTGAAGTTCCATGCGATTCAAAGCGACTTCCCGAGCGTTGCCGGCGAGGAGGAGCAGGAGCATGATTTTTACCACTGGAGCGCGATTTTGCGCAGCGTCTCGGCCTTCGAGGTCTATCGCAAGGTGTACCGCGACGTCATCAAGCCCGAGCGGGTGGCCGAGTTGCTGATCCTGCGCCCGGACATGCCGCGCTCGCTGCTGGGCTGCCTCAACGAGGTCATCATGAACCTGTCCATGGTCACCAGCGACCCGCAGAGCGAAACCCAGCGCCGCGCCGGAAAACTGCGCTCGGACCTGCAGTACGCCCGCATCGACGAGATTCTGTCGGCCGGCCTGCATGCCTTCCTGATGCAGTTCCTGGACCGCGTCAATGAGCTTGGCGCGCACATCAGCCGGGAGTTCCTGGTTCCGGTCACGCGTTGA
- a CDS encoding transglutaminase family protein: MKLHVKHTTDYRYTEPLRYALQTLWLTPLTGSAQTVNFWSLGAPRELFAQHDAFGNSIHSYTFVGELSDNVRWSLVNAAGIVETLGVAEFTDDPSMPLPQLYLRASSLAQPHPRLAEFGRRFITTQPGAKADLHELLALSAGVAGAVSYLKNSTNVTTTALQAFEAGAGVCQDQAHVMVAVCRSLGLAARYVSGYFYAANEPDLASHAWADVCLDMAARRWVSIDVTHSCLIDERHVRLAMGTDYNACPPSKGVRHGGGEESMTVSITIEPA, from the coding sequence ATGAAGCTTCACGTCAAGCACACCACCGACTACCGCTACACCGAGCCCTTGCGCTATGCGCTGCAGACGCTCTGGCTCACGCCGCTGACCGGGTCGGCGCAAACCGTGAATTTCTGGAGCCTGGGCGCGCCCAGGGAGTTGTTTGCCCAGCATGACGCCTTTGGCAACAGCATCCACTCCTATACCTTTGTCGGCGAACTGTCCGACAACGTGCGCTGGAGCCTGGTCAATGCGGCCGGCATTGTGGAAACCCTGGGCGTCGCGGAATTCACCGACGACCCTAGCATGCCGCTGCCGCAGCTTTACCTGCGCGCCTCATCGCTGGCCCAGCCGCATCCGCGCCTGGCCGAATTCGGCCGGCGCTTCATCACCACGCAGCCGGGCGCAAAGGCTGATTTACATGAGCTTTTGGCCCTTAGCGCAGGCGTGGCGGGCGCTGTCAGCTATCTAAAAAATAGCACCAACGTGACCACCACGGCGCTACAGGCGTTCGAGGCCGGCGCCGGCGTGTGCCAGGATCAGGCGCATGTGATGGTGGCGGTCTGCCGCAGCCTGGGGCTTGCGGCGCGCTACGTCAGCGGGTATTTCTACGCCGCCAACGAGCCCGATCTGGCCAGCCACGCCTGGGCCGATGTCTGCCTGGACATGGCCGCGCGGCGCTGGGTCAGCATCGACGTGACGCACAGCTGCCTGATCGACGAGCGCCATGTGCGCCTGGCGATGGGCACCGACTACAACGCCTGCCCGCCCAGCAAGGGCGTGCGGCACGGCGGCGGCGAGGAATCGATGACGGTGAGCATCACCATCGAGCCGGCCTGA
- a CDS encoding alkaline phosphatase D family protein: MSEVTSRREFLLKTAAAVVAGSSVVACGGSDDSTPVPPAQFTYGVASGDPLSDRVILWTYAKVADSNASVPLTWQVATDSSFANIVSSGSVEALPANGFTAKVDATGLSAGASYFYRFRDAAGTTSTVGATRTLPAASVASVKFAVFSCSLYSEGYFNAYADAARSDALYALHLGDYIYEYGSDTAKYGNKDAVALGRVAAPASDIASLADYRQRYAQYKSDADLQALHAKMPWITIWDDHEFANNAYKDGAENHNPATQGDWATRKAMAAKAYHEWLPIRTADTANLLKIYRHFDFGKLLSLHMLDTRIEGRDRQYDNFGDADGGIGRYITGLTPVGGVLPDASRRIISTAQQDWLTAGLATSTATWQFLGNQDIMARMWFPASVLRKQAAAFASPPTATLADVTAAINDYLTAKATRAAAGPGALTPTQAALLDPAINPTLPYNLDAWDGYPTQRDAILTTVKNMNKQLVVLSGDSHNGWFTQLTTLAGVKAGVEFAGSSVSSTGFEAVGLGELASSLDGSVLVPQLGTAAIGAGLGLVDDLGYVDTKRRGYLLMTVTAASVKGEYVFVNTVKSKTYTASIGKTITVTSAGVVSYGDA, encoded by the coding sequence ATGTCAGAAGTTACCAGCCGCCGTGAGTTTTTGCTGAAAACGGCAGCTGCCGTTGTCGCGGGCAGTTCAGTCGTGGCCTGCGGCGGCAGCGACGACAGCACGCCCGTGCCTCCGGCGCAATTCACCTATGGCGTGGCCAGCGGCGACCCACTGTCTGATCGCGTGATCCTGTGGACTTACGCCAAAGTCGCTGACAGCAATGCCTCCGTGCCGCTGACCTGGCAAGTGGCCACTGACAGCAGCTTCGCCAATATCGTCAGCTCCGGCTCGGTCGAGGCGCTGCCGGCCAACGGCTTCACCGCCAAGGTCGATGCCACCGGCCTGAGCGCAGGCGCGAGTTACTTCTATCGCTTTCGCGATGCGGCCGGAACCACTTCCACCGTCGGCGCCACGCGCACCCTGCCGGCCGCATCGGTGGCGAGCGTCAAGTTCGCCGTGTTCTCCTGCTCGCTGTACTCGGAAGGCTACTTCAATGCCTACGCCGATGCCGCCAGGTCAGACGCGCTGTATGCCCTTCACCTGGGCGACTACATCTACGAGTACGGCTCGGACACGGCCAAATACGGCAACAAGGACGCCGTGGCGCTGGGCCGCGTGGCGGCCCCGGCCAGCGACATCGCCAGCCTGGCCGACTACCGCCAGCGCTATGCGCAGTACAAGTCGGATGCCGATCTGCAGGCCCTGCACGCCAAAATGCCGTGGATCACGATCTGGGACGACCACGAATTCGCCAACAATGCCTATAAGGATGGCGCTGAAAACCACAACCCGGCCACCCAAGGCGACTGGGCCACGCGCAAGGCCATGGCCGCGAAGGCTTACCACGAGTGGTTGCCGATCCGCACGGCCGACACGGCCAATCTGCTGAAAATTTACCGCCACTTCGATTTCGGCAAGCTGCTGTCACTGCACATGCTCGACACCCGCATCGAGGGCCGCGACCGCCAGTATGACAACTTCGGCGACGCCGATGGCGGCATCGGGCGCTACATCACGGGTCTGACCCCGGTGGGCGGCGTCCTGCCCGACGCCTCGCGCCGCATTATCAGCACCGCGCAGCAGGACTGGCTGACCGCTGGCTTGGCCACCTCCACCGCCACCTGGCAGTTCCTGGGCAACCAGGACATCATGGCCCGCATGTGGTTTCCGGCGTCGGTGCTGCGCAAGCAGGCGGCCGCCTTCGCCTCGCCACCAACAGCCACACTGGCCGATGTGACAGCCGCCATCAATGATTACCTGACCGCCAAGGCCACGCGCGCAGCCGCTGGCCCGGGCGCGCTGACGCCAACCCAGGCCGCCCTGCTCGATCCGGCGATCAACCCGACCCTGCCCTACAACCTGGATGCCTGGGACGGCTACCCGACCCAGCGCGATGCGATTTTGACCACTGTGAAAAACATGAACAAGCAACTGGTGGTGCTGTCGGGCGACTCGCACAACGGCTGGTTTACCCAGCTCACCACGCTCGCGGGCGTCAAGGCGGGCGTCGAGTTTGCAGGCAGCTCGGTCAGCTCGACCGGATTCGAGGCCGTCGGCCTGGGCGAACTGGCGTCTTCGCTGGACGGATCGGTGTTGGTGCCGCAACTGGGCACGGCGGCCATCGGCGCCGGCCTGGGCCTGGTGGACGACCTAGGCTACGTCGATACGAAGCGCCGGGGCTACCTCTTGATGACGGTGACCGCAGCCAGCGTCAAGGGCGAATATGTGTTCGTCAATACGGTCAAGTCAAAGACCTACACCGCCAGCATCGGCAAAACCATCACGGTCACCAGCGCGGGCGTCGTCAGCTACGGCGACGCCTGA
- the acuI gene encoding acrylyl-CoA reductase (NADPH), producing MFKALLLTKTPEGATLADMASLDEAQLPKGEVLVDVAYSTVNYKDALAITGSSPVVRKFPMVPGIDFAGTVAESLDARFKPGDAVLLNGWGVGEGHWGGLAQKARVKADWLVPMPKGLDARQAMAIGTAGYTAMLCVMALQDRGVTPAAGPVLVTGANGGVGSIAIALLARLGFEVHASTGRMGEAGHLRQLGATELIERATLSAPGKLLQKERWAAAVDSVGSHTLANVCASLKYGGTVAACGLAQGMDLPTSVAPFILRGITLAGVDSVYAPMARRLLAWERLAKELPADLLEANTETIPLNAVIALAPRLLAGQVRGRVRVDLAA from the coding sequence ATGTTCAAAGCCCTGCTGCTGACAAAAACCCCGGAAGGCGCCACGCTCGCTGACATGGCGTCGCTTGACGAGGCGCAGTTGCCCAAAGGCGAAGTGCTCGTCGATGTGGCGTATTCGACCGTCAACTACAAGGACGCGCTGGCCATCACCGGCAGTTCTCCGGTGGTGCGCAAGTTCCCGATGGTGCCCGGCATTGACTTTGCCGGCACGGTGGCCGAAAGCCTGGATGCGCGCTTCAAGCCGGGTGACGCGGTGCTGCTCAACGGCTGGGGCGTCGGCGAAGGCCACTGGGGCGGCCTGGCGCAAAAGGCGCGCGTCAAAGCCGACTGGCTGGTGCCGATGCCAAAAGGCCTGGATGCGCGCCAGGCCATGGCCATCGGCACGGCGGGCTACACGGCGATGCTGTGCGTCATGGCCTTGCAGGACCGGGGCGTCACGCCGGCGGCCGGTCCAGTGCTGGTCACGGGCGCGAACGGCGGCGTGGGCAGCATCGCCATCGCGCTGCTCGCCCGCCTCGGCTTTGAAGTGCATGCCTCCACCGGCCGGATGGGCGAGGCCGGGCATTTGAGGCAGCTCGGCGCCACCGAACTGATAGAGCGCGCCACCTTGAGCGCACCGGGCAAGCTGCTGCAAAAGGAACGCTGGGCGGCAGCCGTGGACAGCGTGGGCAGCCACACGCTGGCCAATGTCTGCGCCAGCCTGAAATACGGCGGCACGGTGGCGGCCTGCGGCCTGGCGCAGGGCATGGACCTGCCGACCAGCGTGGCGCCCTTCATCCTGCGCGGCATCACGCTGGCAGGCGTTGACAGCGTGTATGCGCCCATGGCCAGGCGCCTGCTGGCCTGGGAGCGGCTCGCCAAGGAACTGCCGGCGGACCTGCTCGAAGCCAACACCGAAACCATCCCGCTGAATGCGGTGATCGCGCTGGCGCCGCGCCTGCTGGCGGGCCAGGTGCGCGGCCGGGTCCGGGTGGACCTGGCTGCCTGA